The DNA segment taaactgcaagtcatgatgctcctcgacacacgagcctaaactgcatgttgctacACACCTGGCCCGCAAGAGTATAAACTGTGTACTTCCAAAAAAAAAGTCCActaggttgaaaatctcgaaagaggcggcctaggcaaaagctaggaattaaaaaaaaaagtccgctaggttgaaaactttgaaagaggtggcctaggcaaaagttagaaCATAAAAAAATCACCCAGTCTGAACTACGgaatgacttgatcctcttcaccgaggtacgtaggcagcttagagtttcattctaagttcagtcgcacaagttcaaaagatacatattgccccaacTGTTGTCCGAGTGAAGTATGAAGGAATGCAAAATCAAGCTGAAATACCATCCTCTTAttgaactttgatctcatttgatttaaaagGAGCAACCCTCCATGATAAATTGATATCTTCAAGTCCGTTGGTATTCAAGTTGAAGTccccaagttgaagtcttcaagtccgtcggtctacaagttgaagtcttcaaattcgccgatcttcaagttgaaatatttaggccttccaagtctcaaagttgaagtcttcaagtctgtCGGTCTTCAAGtgaagtcttcaaattcgccgatcttcaagttgaaatatttcggccctccaagtctcaaagttgaagtcttcaagttcgtcggtcttcaagtttcagtcttcaaattcCCCGATCTTAAAGTTGAAATACTTAAGCCccccaagttgaagtcttcaagtttcagtcttcaaattcgccgatcttAAAGCTGAATTGTTTAAGCCCTCCGAATCTTCGAGTTGAAGTCTTCAAAGTCCGCCAAATCTGTGAAGTTTTTCAAGTGTTCAATTCGATGTCGTCTTCAAGTTGAAGCTTtgtaactttccaatcttaaggtggacatataagtccttttgcaccttaagttggcctcttcgtgggtttgtccttaaaaggaactataactttccaatcttaaggtggacatataagtcccttcgcaccttaagttggcctcttcgtgggtttgtccttaaaaggaactataactttccaatcttaaggtggacatataagtccctttgcaccttaagttggcctcttcgtgggtttgtccttaaaaggaactataactttccaatcttaaggtggacatataagtcccttcgcaccttaagttggcctcttcgtgggtttgtccttaaaaggaactataactttcaaatcttaaggtggacatataagtcccttcgcaccttaagttggcctcttcgtgggtttgtccttaaaaggaactataactttccaatcttaaggtggacatatgagtcccttcgcaccttaagttggcctcgccgatagtcgggccattttgagagtaatctctccaagaatcgggccatttttagagtaatctctccaagaattgggccacattgagagtaatatcTCCAAGAATTtagccattttgagagtaatctctccaagaatcgggccattttgagagtaatctctccaagaatcgggccattttgagagtaatctcttcaAGAATCGGCCACAtcgagagtaatctctccaagaatcgggccatattgagagtaatctctccaagaatcgggtcattttgagagtaatctctccaataatccagccattttgagagtaatctctccaagaatcgggccattttgagagtaatctctccaagaatcaggccattttgagagtaatctctccaagaatcgggccacattgagagtaatctctccaagaatcgggccactttgagagtaatctctccaagaatcgggccattttgagagtaatctctccaagaattgggccatattgagagtaatctctccaagaatcgggcaaGGATGAATACTCATCCCCTCACACCCCAAGATTGTCTTCTTCATGCGTGGATCATCTTGTTAAACAAGAACAAATATTTCTCGCTTTATctacaaaaaacaaaagaaaaaagacaacaaagaagaaagcacaagaaaaaaagaagaagaagaaattacctttgCGCTAATGCTCGCGGGTCGTCAAAGGCCAAGTCGAATAACTTGCAGACAACGTAAATTGATGTTCAACAATGGAGGGGCATACGGCTATTTATAGGAGTAGTGAGGAAGTTATTGAAAGACTAATGACGATGTGGGACTGGTAACTTTTAGAGTCCAACAAAACTTGGTATTCTAATTCAATTGGAAGAGAAAGCTATAGGCGGTGGAGTTTTCCTACACACCCAAATCGGGAAGGAGGGAATGGTAGTTCTAGTTCTAGTAAACTAGGAATAACCTAGTTATACAATGATGGTATTTTTGTTCAATTTTTGGATTTATGTAGCTTGGTCCTAAATATTGATGTTCAGTGAAGCACGTCCTCAAAATGGAAGGCTTCTGGTCCAATCCATCGAAGTTAGTCAAAATTAGATATAAAGCTTTCTTGGTACATAtaatattttggataattataaCCTATGAATGCTTTGGTGCACGTAAAAATGGACGTACTTGAAGTTCCATGGATCGTTTTTCAGGGACATATGTACGTAAATTTGTTTGTTTACTTCAAGCCTAGTCGCAATGATTTAATAACTAGTCAAGTCTTGAAGTGGGGGCAATTGTAGGCATATAAAATTTGTACGAATTAAATTCATAAATTAATTTGGACTTATTTTAAATTCAGGATATATTGGTTCAAATAAATACTACGGgctaataattgaattaattatataagtccaatatatatggattaaataaataagtcttaatccattgggctagcccatttaattgggctaaagtaatGAGCCCACTTCATCAAGCCCAAGATGTAATCTTCCTAGAGGCCTAGTTTGGTgtacgtgtcaaatgacgtggcgtgcaaagtcaagcggaagagccaataggatcatgccacgtatcaaaatgacaaggcatgccaagtcacactaaaaggccaatgaaatcgcgccgcgtgtgcaagtgacatgttctggccaatcaaatgcgcccatgtcacacttcaatttgattggtcggaaagaatTTGTTCTTATCATgactcctcccttccacaactataaataggagtcttcataactcagaaaagacacgagaagttataacaagaagcaagaaagagctcgtggatcaaacgctgcaaattcctccacaagtttcaagcttcaagttcaatttcaagaaatcaagttcaagctcaatgACGAATACCAAATCAAGTTCAAGTCCAAGCAATCAGGCTCAAGCTCAAGAATAAGATCATCATTCGTGGCaacaaatatagattcaagatcaagctcaaaggcccttgaatttatttaatattgaaaagtagaatcagagaaatcatagagattgtaacactcaaatattcgaaataaaatactacgattgttgcgatatttttcgatcttgattttattttctcgacgcaaatttattgtctacatgAACCAACAGTTGAAACCGGAACCGCCAAAAAATCAGGAGCCATTGTAGATAGCACCGGGTTGAATGGATTTagtttctttttataaaaaatatatgtaatattttattaaaataaatctTACTGAGCTGGTCGACATCCAATTAGTCAATTACCCGCTCTACTACCACATTCATAAGGGTGGTCCGGGCCGGTTGACCCGTGGATCAGTTACCGGTTcgggtccggtccggttcagtgGGTCAAAATATTGTAGCCCGGCCCAGGCCCCTTAAATTAATGGGTTGGTCCAGTTAGGGTTTTGTGGGTCACAGGCCGGTTAAAGGGTCAATTTTAATGGGTTATGTGGGCCGGTTCGTGGGTCAATCGACCCGGCCCATTTGACATGTCTACCTTTTACTACTGATTTCAATGATTGTTTTACTTAGTAGTCAattgattaatttttttatttaatcttTTTTAAATTCAATTATCACTTAATACTTGTAAATAATAATCAACTAAATTAATATTATACTTTTTCAAGTCCCTCACTCAAAATCAAAAGCTCAAAATTGTAGTTCCTATCTCtacaaataaaaaataacaaatccTCCTCTCTCCCTTCAACAATTACTTTGTCTCAATCACTTCGATAAAGTATCAGAATCTATCGATTCCGACGACAGCGATTGagaatttttactttattaataTGTTATTGTAATCGTTTTGTTTTTAAAGAGCTGCATGCCGAAATTTATCGCTAGCAATTGATATATTTAAAGATAGTGTACCCCCGTCGCACTCAAATTCTGGGTCCGCCTCTATCGGTTACACTAACACCCCTACAAAAATGAAGCACCTTCCTCTATAATATTCCTTTTTGAATAGGTCAAAACGCGAAAGCCGATGAAAAAGTAACCCGCAAATAACACAACATTGAGAGTAGAAGCCATAACACACGCTTGCTAGCCTTTGTACCATGGAGTACATCAATCTTAGAATTTGACTATAGGAATTAGGATGTGCATGATACAACTTCACTCCTAGCAGCTTCCATAGTTGTGACTTCGAGGTTCTGCTCGATGCACACCTCTATCACCTGAAGGCTAGGCCATGAGTAATTCTTAGGAGACATAGTGTTCAATATAATTTAAATACCTCATCATAGTTTCACGATTCCAAAATCCCACCTTAAgaatcgtgatgacacctagttcCTATAATTAGATAAGCTTAACACATGCTGATATTTAACCAAAATAAACAACTTAGCTATTAAATATAAAGCtgataaatgacataacaaagctgaAACTAATCAATAAACATACATTTTCAAAATCGGTAGTAcgaagtcataagctctactgaaATATACTAGAAATCTCTATTACAACACTGTTTTAGAATGAAAATAAACAATAGCAAAGGCAAACATCAGAAGGTGACTCTAAGGCCTGCCAGCGTAatggcaggtataccttgaactCTCTGCAGCAAATCTCAAAGCAGCTAGCTAACGTCCGGCATGCTcagtggtacctggatctgcacaaaaatatgcagaagcatagtataagtacaccacaacgatatCCAGTAAATATCAAGACGATAACTACtactacttcttcttcttcttccctccACCTGCCGCACAGATCTTTAGTCTTCTCAACAAGAATGGTTTAGCTCCATGCCCAAAAAAATGGTTAACTTGATAAGAACTATTGAACTATtaagtttcatatatcaaagaaagAGATTGGGGAGAGAGAGaagggaaaagaagaagaaagattaTGAGATGGTTTTAATTGTATTATTGCTATTGACTTGAGTTATTTATGATTATTCTGCTGATGAGACTATTCAATATTGTTATTAAGTTTGTTTAGCTCGTTAATTGATGCCTTGCCTAGCAAGCGGTgttaggtgccgtcacgactcTAATGGActtttaggtcgtgacaattaATGATTTCTTTAGGTGgtagaaaattaaagaagaagaggagggtgtGAGTGAGATCCAATAacgttaattttttattttttgaaaaataccaTAATTTTAAGATTTTCACTCTTTCAAATTTGAGTGGAAAACACTAACTTGGTCATGTCAGCATGAATTGTTTATAATTTAAACTTCTACCAAAAATAAGTTTTTATGCGATCATTCGCTAAGTTGGAATGGTCTAATTTACAAATTGTGTCAACTTTAAGGGGCTATCTTGGTATTTGGccaaactaaaaagaaaagagggaTAAAAATGCAATTATAAGTAGTTGGAAGGTGGAAGTGATAGCTTCGGTAACGAACTATAAACTGTTTCGTCTCCGCACATTTGTGTGTTTCCATCGCTGCCACCAAAAATAGTTCCAATGGCAGCAAAGCTTCTGCTCTCTCCTCTCTCCCTTCCTTCCAGTTTCCTCAGTACCCGAGAATTTCAGCACCACCATCGTCATCTATGTCTCCGAACAAAACCCAGAAACCGCTTCACCGTTCACGCATTTACCGATGTTCTCTTCACTGCTGCTACTACTTCAGCTCCTCTACTTGTCCTTGACCAATTTCAAGAAAACCCATCATCTCTCTTTTCAATAGCAGCAGCAGATTCTGGTTATTCAGTAGCTAGCTACTACACTTCACTCGGTCTCTTTGTCATTTCTGTTCCTGGTCTTTGGTCCCTTATTAAACGATCTGTCAAATCCAAGGTCTTTCATTTGTTTAATTCCATGTGtacattttcttttgggttttttTTCTTATCATGTATTTTTATGGTGAATTTTTGGATGCAGATAGTGCAGAAGACATTTGTTAAGGAAGGTATAGAGGAGGGGAAGAAGGCAGCTAACCAGGTTGCTGGCGAAATTCTTTCATTCTTCACTCGAAATAACTTTACTGTGTTGGATAGAGGAGAGACTATTACGTGAGTAAACCACTCCCAACCActagtatttttttctttttttaaacttATGTTATCTTTGTGCCTTATCCTCTAAGGGTGATAGTCCAATTGTCAGAGTATCCTTTTTCTCTAACTTTTGTCTGGGCAAAGGAGTTGAATTCTGAATAAGAAAAGTGAAAATAACAGTAAACTTAGTCGATTGGACAACTGCACTGTTATAAAAatggagtttttttttttttttttattctttagcTTTTGCCATCCCAATTTTGTGTAATTGATGCGAATAGCACTGGCCTGAAATGGCTGCAAATTCTGCTATTGGCTGCATAAGCTTGTCTTTACTCATGTTTATGATTGAATGTTATTTTCTGCTAAAAGTGGTCATGCTTTGGATTAATAGTATGTGATTTAAGCTCTTTTCGTATCTTTTCATCTGAGATGCACATTGTAAGGTTTTCTTTTCCGATGCTTGAGATAACATATTAGAGATGATATTCAGAAAATTTGTACAACATCACCACTATTATTTGAGAATCTTAATGTAGGTGAGTGACACTACAATTAATTTGTCATATTAGTATATTTGTGATGCCTTGACCTGTGAGAGAGCACTTCTGCCTCAATAGTGATTGTTTCagccttctctctctctctcattaaTGTAACTTTTGCATCCTGAAGGTTTGAGGGTATGATGGTTCCAAGCCGAGGACAAGCAGCATTGTTAACTTTCTGCACCTGCATAAGCTTGGGAAGTGTTGCCCTTGTTCTTACTATAACAGTTCCTGATGTAGGCAATAATTGGTTCTGGATCATTGCCTTAAGTCCGTTAGCGTAAGTACTGCTAATAAAAAAATTCATCTGTCAACTCTGATTGTGCATTGTTGTTGATTGCAAACTGTTTCTCTCAAATTGGGAGCAGGGGTGTATATTATTGGACTCGAGCATCCAGAAAGGAGCAGATCAAGGTGAAAATGACGGTAGGAGATGATGGAAGCTTGTCAGAAATCGTTGTTCAAGGTGATGACCAAGAAGTAGAGAAAATGCGGAAGGAGCTACAGCTGAGTGAAAAAGGCATGGTTTATGTTAAGGGCTTACTTGAAAGATGATATTACTTGGTTTTCTTGTAAGATATGTATACATGAAACATACTCCATGATACTTGGTTAATAACACTTTGATGTTCATTCTTCATTCTTATATTCTAACAAAAATATTTCTTAGAAGTAGTAAATTAGTCACACATGAATACCTTAATCAGAAGTTCTTGTGCAATTGCGGCGAATGTTTCTGATATACACTATGACACTATGAGTGCTTTGTTACTTTCTTCTCACAGTTGTCTATGACTTGACATGCTTTTAACTTGAAAGAATCCTAATCATGAACCTTCTCTAAAAGACATAATATTAAGGCGAAAAGGGTGCGTTTATCTATTCTCAAAAAAAGGGGGGAGAATGAAGTTGTTTATCTATTCTCAAAAAAAGGGGGGAGAATGAAGTTGTTTATCTATTCTCAAAAAAAGGGGGGAGAATGAAGTGTTCTTCTCATAATTAGTTTGAAAGAATACTCTCTCTATTTCAATTTATATGAAactatttgactgggcacggagtttaagaaaacttTCGAACTTGTGGTATAAAatgatgcacatatattttgtgtggttataaatcattgcataaaggtaaattgtttccaaatgtGGACaatggtcattctttttggcacggattaaaaaggaaataggttcacataaattgaaacggtgGAATAGTattttttgtcttgcagaaactaCATGTACCAGCAAGTGCCTTCTGGTACATGTCACGATAACAACTAAGGGGTACTTTAGTTCAATGGTGGAATATCCCATCTTCTATATATAATAGCTAATTCCACCATTTTAGTATAAAAGTAATCCCAGTATTAGCTAATaccccaaccaaacatgggaTAAAGTTAATCCCAAACTTTATCCCGGAATTATTGACCTTATCCCagttaccaaacgacccctaaa comes from the Nicotiana sylvestris chromosome 4, ASM39365v2, whole genome shotgun sequence genome and includes:
- the LOC104224012 gene encoding protein COFACTOR ASSEMBLY OF COMPLEX C SUBUNIT B CCB1, chloroplastic; translated protein: MAAKLLLSPLSLPSSFLSTREFQHHHRHLCLRTKPRNRFTVHAFTDVLFTAATTSAPLLVLDQFQENPSSLFSIAAADSGYSVASYYTSLGLFVISVPGLWSLIKRSVKSKIVQKTFVKEGIEEGKKAANQVAGEILSFFTRNNFTVLDRGETITFEGMMVPSRGQAALLTFCTCISLGSVALVLTITVPDVGNNWFWIIALSPLAGVYYWTRASRKEQIKVKMTVGDDGSLSEIVVQGDDQEVEKMRKELQLSEKGMVYVKGLLER